DNA from Arthrobacter sp. StoSoilB19:
AGCACGGAACTGCGTGGGCCAGGAAGACCTGCAGAACCTGCCGAAGAGCCGGTAGGTCCAGGCGGGTGGGCCCACGCCGGGAGGGTTCCGGCGTGGATCAGCGAAGGCCGGTTTTGCGGTTCAGGGCCAGGTGGATGAGTTCGTCGATCAGGTCCGCGTAGCCCAGTCCGGACGCTGCCCACATCTGCGGGTACATGCTCTTGGGCGTGAAGCCGGGCATGGTGTTGATCTCGTTGATGATCAGTTCGCCCTCGGGGGTGTAGAAGAAATCCACGCGGCTCAGGCCCTCGGCGCCGACGGCGTCGAATGCGGCGGCCGCCAGCTCCCGGACCCGGGAGATCGCTTCCGCGGGGATGTCTGCGGGACAGCTCAGGGCTGCGGCATCATCCTCCACATACTTGGCGTTGAAGTCGTAGAACTCGTGCGTCCCCCCGGACACCGAGATTTCGCCCGGCATCGAGGTCCGGGGCGCATCGGTGCCCCTGCCTTCCAGGACAGCGCATTCGATTTCGCGGCCGACAATTCCGGCTTCAATGACCAGCTTGAGGTCGTGGCGGCGGGCCTCTTCGATCGCGGCGTCCAGGTCCTCAAGGGAATCAACCTTGGAGATGCCCATCGACGAGCCGGCACGGGCCGGCTTGACGAAGACGGGGAAACCGAGGCGGTCCACCTGCTTCCTGACGGATTCGGGATCCCGCTGCCACTGCCGGTCGGTCACAGCCACGTAGGGTCCCACGCGGAGTCCGGCGGCCTCGAAGACCACCTTCATGTAGTGCTTGTCCATGCCGACCGCCGATGCCAGGACTCCGGCGCCGACGTAGCGGGTGTCGGAAAGTTCAAGGAGCCCCTGGATGGTGCCGTCCTCGCCGAAGGGGCCGTGCAACAGCGGAAAGACCACGTCGACGGCGCCCAGTTCCTGCGGAACCTCGTTGGGGGACGCCACGATCAGCTGGTGTTCCCCGCCGATCTCAGCAAGCGTGACGGTCTGCGGGGAAGGTACTACCTCGGGGAGTGATGATGCGGCAAGCGACCACTGGGTGGTTTCGGCCGGGGCAAGAACCCACTGGCCGGTTTTGGCAATCCCGATGGGGATGACGTCGTACTTGTCCTTGTTGATCGCGCCCAGCACGCCTGCGGCGGTGACGCAGCTCACGGCGTGCTCGCTGGAGCGGCCGCCGAAAAGCACGGCGACCCGCGGCTTCCGGGTGGTGGCAGTTTCCCCTGTGTTGGGTGTGTCTTGGGACATGGTCAGTAATCGCCTTCAGGTTTCAATTCCCGGGACAGCAGAACCGGCCCCAGTTGGTCAACGGACAGCTTGCCTGCCAGCACCGCGACGACGGCGGCAGTGATGGGCATGTCGACGCCGAGCTTGCCGGCGAGTTCATGGACGGCCTGGCCGGATTTGATGCCTTCGGCGGTCTGGGTCATCTTTCGGCCCACCTCCTCCAGGGTCAGGCCCTGGCCCAGCAGCCTCCCGGCCGTGTGGTTCCGGGACAGCGCGGACGAACAGGTTGCCACGAGGTCGCCCAGCCCGGCGAGCCCGGCCATGGTCTTGGCCTCGCCGCCCAGCGCCAAGGCGAGGCGGGACGTTTCCGCGAGTCCCCGGGTAATCACCGAGGCCTTGGTGTTGTCCCCCATCTGCTTGCCCTCACAGATGCCTACTGCCAGCGCAATCACGTTCTTGACGATGCCGCCGATTTCGACGCCGACCACATCGGCCGTGGTGTAGGGCCGGAAGTAGGGGGCGGTGCAGGTCCGGGCGAGCCAGCCTGCAGTGGCGGAGTCAGCGCATGCCACGACTGATGCCGTAGGCTCTTCCCGCGCAATTTCCATGGCGAGGTTGGGTCCCGAGACAACTGCGATGCGTTCCAGCGGCAGGTCCAGTTCCTGTGCGATGACCTCGCTCATCCGCGCATCCGTGCCCAGCTCCAGCCCCTTCATCAGGGACACCACAACAGCTCCGGGAGCGATCATGTCCTTCCATTCGCGCAGCTGCGGGCGCAGCGACTGGGCCGGAACCGCCAGCACCACCAGGTCGGCTCCCGCCAGGACTGCGCGGACGTCTGTGGACGCCGTGATGCTCTCCGGCAGGACGATGTCCTTGAGGTACTCACTGTTGCGGTGGCAGTTGTTGATCTCTTCGACCACCCCGGCGCGCCTGCCCCAAAGCCTGATGACGCGCGGCGTTCCGGCGGCAATCGCAGCGTCCGCGAGGATCTTCGCGAAGGTTGTCCCCCACGATCCCGCACCCAGGACGGCTACCGTGCCCGCCGCCCCCGGCTTCCCGTCAGCGGTCACGGAGCTTCCGTTCCTGATTCGGGCTCGCCGCGGTCAACGAACCGTCCGTGCTTGGCCTGCGGCCGCTTGGCCGGGTCCCAGCGTTCGGCGGGAGGCTGCTCGCCGCGCAGGCCTGCCAGCAAAGTCGTGATCGCGTCCATGATCACTTCCGTCGCCTCCGTCAGGGTGGCCTTGTCCAGCGGGCGGCCGCGGAACGCACTCAGGTCCACCGGTTCGCCCACGACGACGCGTGAGTGCTTCCGGGGGAACACGTGGAACCGCTTGCCGTACCTGGGGAACACCTCGTGCGCGCCCCAGTGGGCAATGGGCACCACCGGAATATCGCCTTCGAGGGCCAGCCTTGCCGCGCCGGTATGCCCCTTCATCGGCCAAAGCCCGGGATCGCGTGTCAGCGTTCCCTCCGGGTAGATGATGATCGCCCCGCCCTCAGCCACAATCTCCTGGGCCACTTGCAGCGATCGGTTCGCTCCCGCCGTCGAGCGCTCCACCGGCACCTGCTTGGTGGCGCGCAGGAGCGCACCCAGGCCGGGAACCTTGAACAGCGCGGCCTTGGCCAGGAAGTGCGGGGCACGCTTCTGGTTGTAGAGCATGTGCCCCACAACAAGGGGGTCGATCTCCGTGCAGTGATTGGGGGCTGCGATGAAGCCGCCGGCGGGAAGTTTTTCGGTACCTTCCCACGTCTTGGACATCATCAGGTTCAGCAGCGGCCGGGCGATGCTGGCAATGAAAACAAATGTGGCCTTGCTTTTGGCCGATTCCTTCACGGTGCCGCGCTACTTCGTGGTGGTGATGTCGAAGTCGGCCCCAAGGCCGGCGAGCTTTTCCGTGAACCGCTCGTAGCCCCGGTTGATGATGTCGATGCCGGTGACCCGGGACGTTCCGGTGGCGGCCAGGGCGGCAATCAGGTGGCTGAACCCGCCGCGCAGGTCGGGGACATCAATGTCGGTTCCCTTGAGCTGGGTGGGTCCGGAAATCACCGCGGAGTGCAGGAAGTTGCGCTGGCCGAACCGGCACGGGACGCTGCCCAGGCATTCCCGGTGCACCTGGATGCTGGCGCCCATGCGGATCAGGGCGTCGGTGAAGCCAAAACGGTTCTCATACACCGTTTCGTGCACGATCGATACGCCCTCGGCCTGGGTCAGCGCAACCACCAGGGGCTGCTGCCAGTCCGTCATGAAGCCGGGGTGGACATCCGTTTCAAGGACCAGCGGGTTCAGCTTTCCGCCCTTGTGGTAGAACCGGATGCCGTCCTCGCCAATGTCCATTCCGCCGCCCACCTTGCGGTAGGTGTTCAGGAACGTCATCATGTCGCGCTGGGAGGCGCCTTCAACGAAGATGTCGCCGCGGGTCACCAGTGCGGCCGAAGCCCAGGACGCCGATTCGTTGCGGTCCGAGAGGGCACGGTGGTTGTAGCCGCCGAGGTCACGGACACCCTCGATGCGGATGGTCCGGTCCGTCTGCACGCTGATGATGGCGCCCATCTTCTGCAGCACGGCGATAAGGTCGATGATTTCCGGCTCGGTGGCGGCGCCGGACAGCTCCGTGATGCCTTCCGCGCGGGTGGCGCTCAGCAGGACCTGCTCGGTGGCGCCCACGGACGGGTACGGCAGCGAGATCTTGGCGCCGTGCAGGCCCTTGGGTGCAGAGATGTGGATGCCACCGGGGCGCTTCTCCACGACGGCACCGAACTGGCGCAGGACATCCAGGTGGTAGTCGATGGGACGGTCGCCGATCTTGCAGCCGCCCAGGTCGGGAATGAAGGCTTCGCCAATGGCATGGATCAGCGGTCCGCACAGCAGGATGGGGATGCGGGAGTCACCGGCATGGGCATCGATCGCGGTGCTCGGCGCCGTCTTTGCGGCCTTGGGATCGAGGGTGAGGTCACCGTTGACCGGGTCCTTCTCCACGGTCACCCCATGCAGCTGCAGCAGGGAGGTGACCACCTCCACGTCCTTGATCTCCGGCACGTTCCGCAACACCGAGGGTTCGTTGCCCAGCAACGCCGCCACCATTGCCTTGGGGACAAGATTCTTTGCCCCACGGACGCTGACGCGGCCTGTAAGCGGGACACCGCCGCGGATTGTCAGAACACTACTCATATACCGGTTTCCTCACGATCACTAGCCCCCAAAACCTTGCAAAGGCTCCAACCAAGCATAGGAGGTCGCGTTACCGAACCGAAATAAGGGGGTACCGGCGGCGGGGCGTGGCGCGGCCTTCGCCCGCTGCGCCGCGCCGCCGGCATGGTGGCCCAGGGGCTAGGAAAGCTTCGCCGGCAGGGTCTTGGGCTTGAACGCCTGGCGGGTCGCCTCGTAGGCGGTGATGTCGGCTTCATGCTGGAGGGTCAGCCCGATGTCGTCGAGGCCTTCCAGGAGCCGCCAGCGGGTGTAGTCGTCGATGTCGAACGGCGCCACGATGTTGCCGCAGACGACGGTCTTGGACTCGAGGTCCACCGTGACCTGGGTTCCCGGGGCGTTTTCGAGTTCCTTCCAGATGAGCTCGATGTCGTCCTGCGCAACCTGCGCGGCCAGCAGTCCCTGCTTGCCCGAGTTGCCGCGGAAGATGTCGGCGAACCGGGAGGACAGGACGGCTTTGAAGCCGTAGTCCTTCAGCGCCCAGACCGCGTGTTCACGGGAGGAACCGGTGCCGAAATCGGGGCCTGCCACCAGGACCGATCCCGCGTTGTAGGGCTCCTGGTTCAGGATGAAGGAGGGGTCCTTGCGCCAGGCGGAGAAGAGCGCGTCCTCGAAGCCGGTCCGGGTGATCCGCTTGAGGTAGACCGCGGGGATGATCTGGTCGGTGTCGACGTTGCTCTGGCGCAGCGGGACGCCGATACCGGTGTGCTTGGTGAACTTTTCCATTTGTGCTGTCCTAGGCTGCGTCGATGCGGATGGCGGCGGGTTCGGGAGCCGGGTCAAGGTCCGATGGAGAGCTGAGCGTGCCCCGTACTGCCGTGGCTGCGGCCACCACCGGGGAAACCAGGTGGGTGCGGCCACCCTTGCCCTGCCGGCCTTCGAAGTTTCGGTTGGAGGTTGAGGCGCAACGCTCCCCCACCTCCAGCTGGTCCGGGTTCATGCCCAGGCACATGGAGCAGCCGGCAAAGCGCCACTCAGCACCGAAGTCCTTGAAGACCTTGTCCAGGCCCTCGGCCTCGGCTTCCAGCCGGACGCGGGCAGAGCCGGGGACCACCAGCATCCGGATGTTCGGATCCTTTTGCCGGCCGCGGATGATGTCGGCAGCGGCACGCAGGTCCTCCATCCGGGAGTTGGTGCAGGAGCCCAGGAAGACGGTGTCCACGCGGATGTCCTTCATGGGCGTGCCGGCTTCGAGTCCCATGTACTGCAGGGCGCGCTCGGCAGCGGCCTTGGCGTTTTCGTCACCGAAGTCCCCGGGTGACGGAACGGACTCGGACAGGGACACGCCCTGGCCGGGGTTGGTGCCCCAGGTGACGAACGGCTCCAGGGTGTTGGCGTCCAGGTCAACCTGCACGTCGAAGGTGGCGTCGTCGTCGGTACGCAGCGTATTCCAGTACTCCACGGCGGCGTCCCAGTCCTCGCCTTCCGGCGCGTGGGGGCGGCCCTTCATGTACTCGTAGGTGGTTTCGTCCGGGGCCACCATGCCGGCGCGGGCGCCGGCTTCGATGGACATGTTGCAGATGGTCATGCGCGCTTCCATGGACAGGGCGCGGATCGCCGACCCGCGGTATTCCAGGACGTAGCCCTGGCCGCCGCCGGTGCCGATCTTGGCGATCACGGCGAGGATGATGTCCTTGGCGGTGACGCCGGGACGCAGTGTGCCCTCGACGTTGATGGCCATGGTCTTGAACGGCTTCAGGGACAGGGTCTGGGTGGCCATGACGTGCTCCACCTCGGAGGTGCCGATGCCCATGGCCAGCGCACCGAAAGCGCCGTGGGTGGATGTATGCGAGTCGCCGCAGACCACCGTCATGCCGGGCTGGGTGAGGCCCAGCTGCGGGCCCACCACGTGCACGATGCCCTGCTCGGCATCGCCCAGGCTGTGCAGCCGGACGCCGAACTCCGCGCAGTTGTTGCGCAGGGTCTGGATCTGGGTGCGGCTGGTCAGGTCGGCAATCGGTTTGTCGATGTCCAGCGTGGGGGTGTTGTGGTCCTCGGTGGCAATGGTCAGGTCCGGCCGGCGCAGCTTGCGGCCGGCCAGCCGCAGGCCTTCGAACGCCTGCGGGGACGTGACTTCGTGGACCAGGTGAAGGTCGATGTACAGAAGGTCCGGCTGGGCGTTGGCACCATCGCCGTCACCTTTGCGCACCACATGTGCGTCCCAGACTTTCTCGGCCAATGTCTTTGCCATGGCCATCTCCCTTCACTGCTGTTTGGCTGATTGATCCAACTGAATCAGGACGGCTCCGCGCTGCGCCAGCCGAAAGATTTGCATCTCAGATATTGAGACGGCAATATCATTACATGGACAATTCTAGTGGAGTCGGTGTCATTGATAAAGCGGCCCAGGTGCTCGATGCCCTTGAGGCCGGCCCCACCACGCTGGCGCAGCTGGTAGCCGCCACCGGCCTGGCCCGGCCCACTGTCCACCGCCTCGCTTTGGCGCTGGTGCACCACCGGCTGGTCAGCCGAGACATCCAGGGCCGGTTCGTGCTCGGCAGCAGGCTTGTGGAGCTTGCCTCCGCCGCCGGGGAAGACCGCCTGATCGCCTCGGCCGGGCCCGTACTCATGCAACTGCGCGATGCCACCGGCGAAAGCGCCCAGATCTTCCGCAGGCAGGGTGACTGGCGCGTATGCGTCGCCTCCGCGGAGCGCCCCATCGGCCTGCGCGACACCATTCCCGTGGGCACGCAGTTGTCCATGAAGGCCGGCTCTGCCGCGCAGGTCCTGCTCGCCTGGGAGGATCACGACAGGCTCCTCGAGGGCCTGCAGTCGGCCCGTTTCACGCCGACCGTCCTGGCAGGAGTACGACGCCGGGGCTGGGGACAGAGCCTTGGCGAGCGTGAGCCGGGGGTCGCCTCCGTTTCGGCACCGGTGAGGGGTCCGTCCGGCAGGGTGATTGCCGCCGTCTCCATTTCCGGTCCCATTGAGCGGCTGACCCGCCAGCCCGGTCGCCTGCACGCCGAAGTTGTCTGCAATGCCGGGCGCATCCTCACCGAGGCCCTCCGCAAGAACAACGACTAGGCTCCTGCCGGCCCCACCGGGGCTCCGGCCGCTAGGCTGTGCCCA
Protein-coding regions in this window:
- the leuD gene encoding 3-isopropylmalate dehydratase small subunit; the protein is MEKFTKHTGIGVPLRQSNVDTDQIIPAVYLKRITRTGFEDALFSAWRKDPSFILNQEPYNAGSVLVAGPDFGTGSSREHAVWALKDYGFKAVLSSRFADIFRGNSGKQGLLAAQVAQDDIELIWKELENAPGTQVTVDLESKTVVCGNIVAPFDIDDYTRWRLLEGLDDIGLTLQHEADITAYEATRQAFKPKTLPAKLS
- a CDS encoding lysophospholipid acyltransferase family protein, with amino-acid sequence MKESAKSKATFVFIASIARPLLNLMMSKTWEGTEKLPAGGFIAAPNHCTEIDPLVVGHMLYNQKRAPHFLAKAALFKVPGLGALLRATKQVPVERSTAGANRSLQVAQEIVAEGGAIIIYPEGTLTRDPGLWPMKGHTGAARLALEGDIPVVPIAHWGAHEVFPRYGKRFHVFPRKHSRVVVGEPVDLSAFRGRPLDKATLTEATEVIMDAITTLLAGLRGEQPPAERWDPAKRPQAKHGRFVDRGEPESGTEAP
- the murA gene encoding UDP-N-acetylglucosamine 1-carboxyvinyltransferase, coding for MSSVLTIRGGVPLTGRVSVRGAKNLVPKAMVAALLGNEPSVLRNVPEIKDVEVVTSLLQLHGVTVEKDPVNGDLTLDPKAAKTAPSTAIDAHAGDSRIPILLCGPLIHAIGEAFIPDLGGCKIGDRPIDYHLDVLRQFGAVVEKRPGGIHISAPKGLHGAKISLPYPSVGATEQVLLSATRAEGITELSGAATEPEIIDLIAVLQKMGAIISVQTDRTIRIEGVRDLGGYNHRALSDRNESASWASAALVTRGDIFVEGASQRDMMTFLNTYRKVGGGMDIGEDGIRFYHKGGKLNPLVLETDVHPGFMTDWQQPLVVALTQAEGVSIVHETVYENRFGFTDALIRMGASIQVHRECLGSVPCRFGQRNFLHSAVISGPTQLKGTDIDVPDLRGGFSHLIAALAATGTSRVTGIDIINRGYERFTEKLAGLGADFDITTTK
- a CDS encoding NAD(P)H-dependent glycerol-3-phosphate dehydrogenase; the encoded protein is MTADGKPGAAGTVAVLGAGSWGTTFAKILADAAIAAGTPRVIRLWGRRAGVVEEINNCHRNSEYLKDIVLPESITASTDVRAVLAGADLVVLAVPAQSLRPQLREWKDMIAPGAVVVSLMKGLELGTDARMSEVIAQELDLPLERIAVVSGPNLAMEIAREEPTASVVACADSATAGWLARTCTAPYFRPYTTADVVGVEIGGIVKNVIALAVGICEGKQMGDNTKASVITRGLAETSRLALALGGEAKTMAGLAGLGDLVATCSSALSRNHTAGRLLGQGLTLEEVGRKMTQTAEGIKSGQAVHELAGKLGVDMPITAAVVAVLAGKLSVDQLGPVLLSRELKPEGDY
- a CDS encoding IclR family transcriptional regulator, encoding MDNSSGVGVIDKAAQVLDALEAGPTTLAQLVAATGLARPTVHRLALALVHHRLVSRDIQGRFVLGSRLVELASAAGEDRLIASAGPVLMQLRDATGESAQIFRRQGDWRVCVASAERPIGLRDTIPVGTQLSMKAGSAAQVLLAWEDHDRLLEGLQSARFTPTVLAGVRRRGWGQSLGEREPGVASVSAPVRGPSGRVIAAVSISGPIERLTRQPGRLHAEVVCNAGRILTEALRKNND
- a CDS encoding D-alanine--D-alanine ligase family protein, whose product is MSQDTPNTGETATTRKPRVAVLFGGRSSEHAVSCVTAAGVLGAINKDKYDVIPIGIAKTGQWVLAPAETTQWSLAASSLPEVVPSPQTVTLAEIGGEHQLIVASPNEVPQELGAVDVVFPLLHGPFGEDGTIQGLLELSDTRYVGAGVLASAVGMDKHYMKVVFEAAGLRVGPYVAVTDRQWQRDPESVRKQVDRLGFPVFVKPARAGSSMGISKVDSLEDLDAAIEEARRHDLKLVIEAGIVGREIECAVLEGRGTDAPRTSMPGEISVSGGTHEFYDFNAKYVEDDAAALSCPADIPAEAISRVRELAAAAFDAVGAEGLSRVDFFYTPEGELIINEINTMPGFTPKSMYPQMWAASGLGYADLIDELIHLALNRKTGLR
- the leuC gene encoding 3-isopropylmalate dehydratase large subunit gives rise to the protein MAKTLAEKVWDAHVVRKGDGDGANAQPDLLYIDLHLVHEVTSPQAFEGLRLAGRKLRRPDLTIATEDHNTPTLDIDKPIADLTSRTQIQTLRNNCAEFGVRLHSLGDAEQGIVHVVGPQLGLTQPGMTVVCGDSHTSTHGAFGALAMGIGTSEVEHVMATQTLSLKPFKTMAINVEGTLRPGVTAKDIILAVIAKIGTGGGQGYVLEYRGSAIRALSMEARMTICNMSIEAGARAGMVAPDETTYEYMKGRPHAPEGEDWDAAVEYWNTLRTDDDATFDVQVDLDANTLEPFVTWGTNPGQGVSLSESVPSPGDFGDENAKAAAERALQYMGLEAGTPMKDIRVDTVFLGSCTNSRMEDLRAAADIIRGRQKDPNIRMLVVPGSARVRLEAEAEGLDKVFKDFGAEWRFAGCSMCLGMNPDQLEVGERCASTSNRNFEGRQGKGGRTHLVSPVVAAATAVRGTLSSPSDLDPAPEPAAIRIDAA